A region of the Gemmatimonadaceae bacterium genome:
CGCCAGTCGCGGCCGGCGACGTTATCTTCCACGACTGGCCGCCGCGCATCACGCCCGGTGCCCGTCTCACAGGGAGCCGATGCAGCATTCGTGGATGTGGACAGCCTTCGCCGTCGTCGTCTCGGTGATGCTGGCGCTGGACCTCGGGATCTTCCACAAGAAGGCGCACGCCGTGCGGCCGCGCGAGGCGCTCATCTGGAGCCTCGTCTGGGTGGCGCTCGCCGCCGCATTCGCGGCCACGCTCTGGCAGCTCGACGGGCACCAGACGGCGATCGAGTTCGCCACCGGCTACGTGGTGGAGCTGGCGCTCAGCGTCGACAACCTCTTCGTGTTCCTGCTGCTCTTCGGCTACTTCGCGGTGCCGGACCAGCTGCAGCACCGGGTGCTGTTCTGGGGCATCATCGGCGCGCTGGTGATGCGCGCGGCCATGATCGGCGCCGGCTCGGTGCTGCTCGACCGCTTCCACTGGATCATCTACGTCTTCGGCGCGTTCCTCGTCTTCACCGGTGTCAAGATGCTGGTGCAGCAGGACGGCGAGATGGAGCCGGAGAAGAACCCGGTGCTGAAGCTCGTGCGCCGGCTGGTGCCGGTCTGCGACGACTTCGTCGGCGACCACTTCTTCACGCGGGCCCCGTGGGGCCACGACGGCGCGATCCGCACCGTGGCCACGCCGCTGTTCGTGGTGCTGGTGCTGGTGGAGACCACCGACCTGGTGTTCGCGGTGGATTCCATTCCCGCCGTCTTCGGCGTCACCCGCGACCCGTTCGTGGTCTACACCTCGAACGTCTTCGCCATCCTCGGCCTGCGCTCGCTGTACTTCCTGCTCGCCGCCGTGGTGCACAAGTTCTGGCTGCTCAAGCCGGCGCTGTCGCTGGTGCTCATGTTCGTGGGCGCGAAGATGCTCAGCAGCCCGTGGTACCACATGCCGACCTGGGTCTCGCTGGTGGTGATCGTGGGCGTGCTGACCGGCGCCGTGGTGCTGTCGCTGCTCCACCCGCGTGCCGTGCCGGCGGCCACCGCCGACCCGGGGGCCGCGGCCGCGGCGCCGCCGCAACCGGCGCCGCCGCAACCGGCGCCGTCGCGCGCCCCGTGACCGGTCCCGCGGCGCTGGCGCCTGCCGACAGTGCCCGCACCGCGCTCGACCTCGCGCACGCGCCGCTGCCGCAGGTCGGGCGCCCGGCGGCCACGATGGCGGTGCTCGACACGACGGAGTGGTTCGCACCCACCAGCGGCGGCATCCGTACCTACCTGCTGCAGAAGGAGCGGTACGTGGCGGCGCGGCCATCGCTGCGCCACGCGCTGGTGGTGCCGTGGGCTGCCGACGGCATCGTGGAGCGCGAGGGCGCGCGCTGGTACGAATGCCGCGGCCCGCGGGTGCCGCGCAACGCGCCGTATCGCCTGCTGCTCTCGGTGTCGCGCATGCGCCGCGTGCTGGACCACGAGCACCCCGACGTGATCGAGCTGGGGAGCCCAGCACTGGTGCCGTGGGTGCTCTTCCGTGCGCTCGGCCGGCGCGACGTGCCGGTGGTGAACTTCTTCCACAGCCACTTCCCGGCCCTGCTCGGCGGCAGCCGCCGGCCGGCGCCGGCGTGGCGTGATGCGGCGCGGGATGCCGCGTGGTGGTACGCGCGCCGCATGGACCGACGGATCAGCGCCACCATCGCCGCCTCGCGATTCGTGGCCGATGACCTCGAGGCCGCCGGCGTGCGGAACGTGACGCGCATCCCCCTCGGCGTCGACCTCGAGCTCTTCACGCCCGATCGCCGCGCGAACGCCGCCGAGACCCGCGCGCGATGGCAGCTGCCGGCGGACGGGCCGCTGCTCACGTTCATCGGGCGTTTCGCGCACGAGAAGGAGCTGGACGTGCTGGTGGATGCGTGGCCCGAGATCCGGCGTCGCACCGGGGCGGCGCTGGTGATGGCCGGCGACGGGCCGGAGAAGGGGGCGCTGCTGGCGCGCCTGAAGGACGGCACCGGCGTGCACTGGCTGCCGTTCATCGCCGACCAGGGCCACCTCGCCGACCTGCAGGCGGCGTCCAGCGTCTACCTCGCGAGCAGCCCGCACGAGACCTTCGGCCTGTCGCCGCTGGAGGCGATGGCCTGCGGCACCCCCGTGCTCGCGGCGGACGGCGGCGGTGTGCGCGAGCACGTGCGGTCCTCCGGCGCCGGTGCGGTCTTCGTGCCCGGCGATCCCGCCGACTTCGCGGAGCAGGCCGTCCAGCTCCTCAACGGTGACCTGCCGGCCCACGGCGCCCGTGCCAGGGCCTTCGCCGTCTCGGAGCATGCATGGCCGTCTGTGTTCGACCGGATCTTCGCGCTCTACGAGCGGGTACGCCGGTGAGTGTGCTCCTCTCCATTCACGACGTGACGCCGGCGTGGGCGCCGCAGGTGGAGGCGCTCTGGGCGCTCTGCCGACAGCGTGGTGCGACACCGGCCCTGCTGGTCGTGCCGCAGTGGCACGGCGCCTGGCCGCTGGCCGACGCGCCGGCCTACGTGTCGTGGATCCACGCGCGGGTGGCCGACGGCGCGGAGGTCTTCCTGCACGGTGAACGGCACGACGAGGTGGGACTGCCACGCACGCTCCGTGATTCGGTGGTGGCGCTCGGGCGCACCGCACGGGAAGGGGAGTTCCTCACGCTCGACCACCCCGCTGCGCATGCGCGCATCGGCCGCGGCCTGCAACTCTTCCAGCATCTCGGCCTCGCGCCGATCGGGTTCGTGCCGCCGGCGTGGCTTTGCCGCGTCGGCACGCACACCGCCTGCCGCGCGCACGGCCTGCAGGTGCTGGAGGATGACGGTGCAGTGCACCTGCTGCAGCGCGGCATGACGCTCCGGAGCCCGGTGCTGCGCTGGAGCGGGCGCACCCCGCTGCGCGCGCGCGGGTCGGCGCTGCAGGCCGCGCTGCGCTGGCGCACGCAGCGTGACGCGCCGCACTTCCGCATCGCGCTGCACCCGATGGACCTGGAGCACCCGGTCACGCGCCAGTCGGTCATCGATGAGCTGGACCGCTGGCTCGCCGCGCGGCCGGCGCGCCCGTACGCGTCGCTGCTCGCGGACGCCGCATGACACCGGAGCCGGAGGTCCGGCTGGATGGCGTGCGGCTCGCGCTCTTCAGCGACACCTACCCGCCGCAGATGAACGGCGTGTCGCGCACGCTGGAGCGGCTGGTGCAGGCCGCCCGCGAGCGCGGTGCCGAGGTGCGCGTCTTCACCAGTGACGACCCGCAGGTCACGGCAGCGGACCCGGACGTGATCCGCTGGGCATCCATCCCGTTCTGGGCCTATCCGCAGGTGCGCCTCTCGGCGCCGCGTGCCTTCGCGGCCCGTGCGGCGCTGCAGGCGTGGCAGCCGACCATCGTGCACGTCGCGACGGAATTCGGCGTGGGTCTGGCGGGGCGTGCCGCAGCCCGTGCGCTGCGCGTGCCGCTCGTCACGAGCTACCACACCAGCTTCAGCGCCTACGCCGAGTTCTACCGCCTCGGGGCGCTGGCCGCGGCGGGGTGGAAGTACTTCCGGTGGTTCCATGCGGCGGCGGCGCGGACCTTCACGCCCACCGAGGCGATCCGTGACGAGGTGCAGGCGCACGGGTTCCGCCACGTGGCCGTGTGGGGACGGGGCGTGGATGGCGAGCGCTTCGACCCCGCGTTCCGCTCACCCGCCTGGCGACGGACCCTCGGCATCGACGACGGGGCGATGGTGGTGCTCTACGTGGGTCGCATCGCCCGCGAGAAGGGGCTGGAGCACGCACTGGCCGCGATGCAGGCGCTCCACGGCACGGCACGCGACATCCGGTTCGTCTGCGTCGGTGACGGGCCGTACGAGGCGGAGATGCGGGCGGCAGCGCCGGCGGACGTGATCTTCACCGGACGGCTGTCGGGGGTGGAGCTGAGCACGGCCTACGCGTCCAGCGACGTGTTCCTCTTCCCGAGCGTCACCGACACGTTCGGCAACGTGCTGCTGGAGGCGATGGCGTCGGGGCTGGTGGTGGTGGCGGCGGATGCCGGCAACACCCGCGAACTCGTCGGCGAGTCGCGCGGCGTGATCGTGCAAGCCGATGCACCGGGCGCGATCGGTGCGGCGCTGCAAGGGCTGGCGGCAGACCGCACGCGGCACGCGGCGATCCGCACCGCGGCGCGCGCGTGGGCGGCGGAACGCACCTGGCGCAACGTGTGGAACGGCCTCTTCGGCGAGTACCGCCGCGTGATCAGTGCGCGAGCTGCCAGTTCGTGAACCCTGACTCCCCGGTCACCTCGCGCACGATGTAGGGGGCGAGCCACCCGGGAATCGTGAACGGTGCATCCACGGCCGGCAGCTCGAGCTCGGCCAGCACGAGCGCGCGGTCGGTGAAGTCATCGATCTCCCACGCCGCGGTGCCGTCGTGCACGGTGTGCCGCCGCTTGGTCACACGTCGTCCCTCGGTGAGGGCGTAGAGCGCCCCGGCGAGTGCGGGCGACACGGGCTCCTCCACCTCGATGCGTGCCATGCCGGCGCCCAGCTTCACGGTGCGGCGCCACTGCACGTCATCACCCCGCGTGAGGCACCGGATGCGCTCCACCAGTGCGGTGCCCTCGAGGTATCCCTGCGCGAGCACGACCGGCACTTCCTCCGCCGCCCGTGGCGGGAGGGCGGAGAGCAGCCACTTGCGCTCGATCTCCATCGCGGGGGTGCCGGCCGTGCGCCACGCGGCGGCGATCCCGCGCAGGCGCGCGATCTCGTGCTCGCGATGGCGCGGCACCGTCCACGCGCCAAGTGAGCGGATGTGGCCCGCGATGCGCTTGACGAGGTGGCGCTGCAGCAGCGCGTGCGGATCGTCGTCCGGCGCGGCGCTGTGGTCGCGGTCACCGGCCAGCCGCAGGCGCAGGGCGGACGCGGTGCGCACGTCGTCCAGGTGTGCGGCGAGCGACGTCACGCCGGCGAGTGCGATCGCGCCATCCGGCGTGGCCGCCGCCAGCGGCTCGAGGGTGTGGACGAGGGAGCGCGCTGCCGAGTGCGCCGCGTGAAGCGCCGGCAGGTCGTCGGGTGAGACGAGAGCGGCCCACTTCCGCTCGAAGCGATCGATGGCGCGCGACAGCGCCTCGGCCGCCAGCGTGGCGAACGGTGTTTCCGCCCGGCGCGCGTCGATGCGATGACGCTCGTGCCACGTCGCGATGCCCTTCAGCAGCGGGCCGTGGATGCGCGCCCACCGCTCCCGGATCACGCGTGTGCCCTGAGCGTCACCGTGGGCTGGCGGCGGTACGAGGGTGGCGGTGGCCGGGTCGGCATCGGCGGGCTGGAGCGCCTCTAGCATGGTCCGGAGCGCGTGCCGTGCGGCGTCGGTCCCGACCAGCCGCGCGAACGCGCTGACGCGCGGGCGGACGGTGGCGGGCACGGTGTCGCGCAGGACCGGTTCCCAGGCATCGAGAAGGACGCGGAGGCGGTCGAGGGCCGCGTGGAGCGACGTCGGCGCGTCGTCAGGCGCTTCGGCGGCGGTGACGGCTGTGACAGCCTCGTCCGCGGCGGTGACGGCGGCGCGGAGCACCAGTCGGGCAGCCTGCGCTGCCGGGAGCGCCAGCAGGTGGTCGGCGTCCGGAAGCAGCGTCGCGGTGCGGCCGGGTTGGGCGCTGAGCGCGGAGTCTGGGTCGGTCGGCATCTGGCGGGAATATGTCGTGTTCGCCGCAGGGGGGGACGGGCGGGGGGTTGACGACGGCCGACGTACGGATTTCATTTGATATCGAAATAATCGATATAGAAAATACGGACATCGAAGAAATGGCGACTCACTTCCGCGGCACCGACATCGAGCGACGGGCCCTGGACGCGTATATCAAGCTCATGCGTTCGACCGTGGCCGTGAACGCACAGCTTTTCCCGCCGTTGCAGGCCGAGTTCGGCGTGACGGCGAGCCAGCTCGGTGTGCTCGAGGCGCTCTCGCACCTCGGCCCGATGCCGCATTGCGCGCTGGCCGGGAAGCTGCTCGTCAGCGCCAGCAACCTCACCACCGTGCTCGACAACCTCGAGCGCGATGGCCTGGTGCGCCGTGACCGCGACGCCGGCGACCGCCGCGTCTCGATCATCTCGCTCACCGCCGCCGGCGAGGCACGCCTCGCGTCGTTCTTCCCTCAGCACGTCCAGCGCCTGGTGCGCGCCATGTCCGGCCTCGATGAGGCTGAACAGGCGGAGCTGGGCCGGCTGTGCCGCAAGCTGGGTCTCTCCGCCACGTCGCGCGACTCGCCGCCGCGGGTGAGCCCTGAAGGTTCCTCCGCATCGTCCAACACTTCCACGCAGGTGCACTCATGAGTACGTCCGCATCCCCGCAGGTCCTGACCGTCACGCAGGCCGCCGAGACCCGCCGGTCCATCCGCAAGTACGAGCCGACGCCGATTCCGCGCGCGGATCTCGAGGAGATCCTCCGTGTCACGGGTCTCGCGCCGTCGCCGTGGAACGTGCAGCCGTGGCGCTTCGTGGTGGTGGAGGATGCCGCCACCAAGGCGAAGCTGCAGGAAGCGGCGTATGGCCAGCCGCAGGTGGGCGCCGCGCCGGCTGTGATCGTGCTGTACTCCGACATGACCGACGCGCTCGAGACGATCGAGGAAGTGGTGCACCCGGGCATGAAGGGGCCGGCCGGTGACAAGATGGCCGCCGACGTCCGCGGCATCCTCGGCGGCATGAGTGCGGCCGATCGCGATGCGTGGGGCAACGCGGAGGCGAACATCGCCCTCGGATACCTGCTGCTCAGCGCACAGGCCCACGGGTACAGCACCAGCCCGATGCTCGGCTTCATGCCGGACGCGGTGAAGTCGCTGCTCGGCCTCCCGGCCGACGCGCGCATCCCTGCGCTGGTCGCCATCGGCATCGGTGCCGAGGAAGGGTTCCCGCACCACCGTCATCCGCTGTCGCGGATCGTACGCTACGCCTGACCTGTCGTCGGGCCGGTCGTGGGTGCGGGGCGGCGACAGGTCTCGCCGCCCCGCGCTCGTTTCACCGGCGCCCATGTCGCGCCACACGGAGGAGTGTCACATGCATCGCACCACCGGCCTGCATCACCTCACGGCCATCGCCAGCGACCCGCAGCGGAACCTGGACTTCTACGCCGGCACGCTCGGGCTGCGCTTCGTGAAGCAGACCGTGAACTTCGACGACCCTGGCACCTACCACCTGTACTACGGCGATGCCACGGGCCGTCCCGGCAGCATCCTCACGTTCTTCCCGTGGCCGGGCGCGCGTCGCGGGCGCGTGGGTGCCGGGCAGGTGGCGGAGACGCAGCTCGCGATTCCCACCGGGGCGCTGGCGTTCTGGATCCAGCGCCTCACCGCACGGCAGGTGCCGTTCACCGGCCCGGTGCGGCGGTTCGGCCACGAGAGCGTGCTGACCTTCACCGATCACGACGGCCTGCCGCTCGCACTCGTCGCCACCGACGCCGCGGCGACGCAGCCTGGGTGGGACGATGCCGAGGGTGTGCCCGCGGCGATGAGCATCCGCGGCATGCACGCGGTGACACTCTGGGTGCACCAGCTGGCGCCGACGGCCGGCGTGCTCACGTCGGCGCTCGGCTATCGCGAGCTGGCGCGCGACGGCGATGTCGTGCGGTTTGCGGTGGGTGACGCGGAACCCGGCGCGCTGCTCGACGTGCGGGCCCTGCCCACGGGGCCCGGCGGCACCGGTGGCGCGGGGACGGTGCACCACGTCGCCTTCCGCGCCGCGGATGACGACACCGAGTTCGCGAGCCGCACGCAGGTGATGGCGGCGTTCCTGCCGATCACCGAGCAGATCGACCGCACCTACTTCCGCTCGATGTACTTCCGCGAGCTGGGGCACGTGCTGTTCGAGCTGGCCACCGACAGCCCCGGCTTCGCGGTGGACGAGGATGTCTCGCGCCTGGGTGAGGTGCTGCAGCTTCCGACCCAGCACGAGCACCTGCGTGACGCGCTGCGCGAGCGCCTGCCGGTGCTGCACCGACCCGGCGCGGTGGAGCGATGAGTGACGTCACGGCCGTGACGGACTTCGTGCACGTGCATGTGCCGCCAGCGCCGGAGAGTGCGGAGACGCGCACGATCCTGCTGCTGCACGGCACCGGCGGCGACGAGCGCGACCTGCTGCAACTCGGCGGCATGGTCGCGCCGGGTGCGCGGCTGCTGGGCGTGCGCGGGCAGGTGCTGGAAGGAGGCATGCCGCGGTTCTTCCGGCGGCTGTCGGAAGGGGTGTTCGACGAGGCTGACGTGACGCGACGTGCCGCGGACCTGGCGGCCTACGTGCCGGTGGCGGCGGCGCACTACGGCTTCGATGCGCGCGGCGTGGTGGCGCTCGGATTCTCGAATGGGGCGAACATCGCGGCCGCGATGCTGCTGCTGCATCCGGGGGCGCTGGCGGCTGCCGCGTTGCTGCGGAGCATGGTGCCGCTGGAGCCGGCCGTGCTGCCCGCCCTGGCCGGCACGCCGGTGCTGCTCGCGGAGGGGCGGTTCGACCCGATCATCCCGCCTGCCAACGCCGAGCGGCTGGCGGCGATGTTGCAGGCATCGGGCGCGGCGGTCACGCTGCACTGGGAGCCGGCTGCACACGGGCTGACGCAGGCGGACGTGGTGGTGACGCGCGACTGGCTGGCCGCGACGCGGTAGCGGCGGCTCGTACTGGCGTCCGGGGGCGTGACGTATGTTGTGGTGTGCACCTCCTGCGTCCCCTCGCCCTGCTCACCGTGACCGTCGCCGCCGGCGCCGTCGTGCGTGCCGTGCGCCTGCCGTCGCCGCCGTCCAGCCCCCCGGTGCCCGACGCGCGCCGTGGCCTGGCGCTGCTGCAGCACTTCAACGACAGCCTGCCGCGCAACGGCGGCAATGCGTTGCGGTGCACCAGCTGTCACCTGGACGATGGCACCCGCGGCACGGCGATGTCGTGGATCGGTGCCACGTCGCGCTTTCCGAAGTACCGGTCGCGGCGCGGCAGCGTGGAGACAATCGCGCAGCGGGTGAACGAGTGCATTGCGCGCAGCCTGGCGGGGCGGATGCTGCCGGAGGATTCGCGCGCGATGGGCGACATGGTGGCGTACTTCGAGTCGCTGCGCACGATGGCGGTGCCGGCCCGGCCGGACACCGTGCGGCTGGTGGGTGACACGGTGCGCGGGGCTGCGGGGTTCGTGGCCAGCTGTGCGCGCTGCCACGGCGCCACCGGACGGGGTGGCGTGGCGCCGGCGGTGGCGGGCGCGCGGAGCTACTCGATCGGTGCCGGCCTCGCGCGCCAGAACGTGCTGGCCACCTTCCTGCGCTGGAACATGCCGCAGGACCGCCCCGGCACCCTGGAGCCGCAGCTGGCGGCCGACATCGCGGCGTGGATGCTGCGCCAGCCGCGCCAGGACCATCCGGGGAAGGCGGGGGACTGGCCGAAGGGTGATCCACCGTCGGACGTTGCATATGCCACCGCGGCGGCGCGGGCGCGCGGGGCCGCACTGCCGGCACAGCGGCCGCTGCTGCGCCGTCGGGTGGCGCCGCTGCCGGCCCGCTAGGAACGCGTCAGTGCTCCCGACTCCGGAGGTGTGCTGATGGCCCGTGGTGCTGCAAGGGACGACGACGGCGACGACGAGGCGACTCCGCCGGGGCGCGTGCGCCTCGACAAGTGGCTCTGGGCTGCGCGCTTCTTCAAGACCCGGGCGCTGGCAGCCGAGGCGGTCGACGGCGGCAAGGTGTCGGTGAACGACGAGCGGCCAAAACGGGCGCGACTGATCCAAGCGGGCGACGAGGTCGCCGTGCGTCTGGGGCCGTACCTCCATATCGTGCTGGTGCGCGACGTGAGCGCGCGCCGGGGATCCGCCGCGATCGCCCAGGGGTTGTATGAGGAGACACCCGGGAGCATCGCCGCCCGGGCGCACCTGTCGGAGCAGTACCGCGCCGCCGCGACGATGTTCGCGCACCAGGAAGGAAAGCCAAGCAAGAAGGAGCGTCGCGCCATCGACAGGGTGCGCGACCGCCGCTGAA
Encoded here:
- a CDS encoding TerC family protein gives rise to the protein MQHSWMWTAFAVVVSVMLALDLGIFHKKAHAVRPREALIWSLVWVALAAAFAATLWQLDGHQTAIEFATGYVVELALSVDNLFVFLLLFGYFAVPDQLQHRVLFWGIIGALVMRAAMIGAGSVLLDRFHWIIYVFGAFLVFTGVKMLVQQDGEMEPEKNPVLKLVRRLVPVCDDFVGDHFFTRAPWGHDGAIRTVATPLFVVLVLVETTDLVFAVDSIPAVFGVTRDPFVVYTSNVFAILGLRSLYFLLAAVVHKFWLLKPALSLVLMFVGAKMLSSPWYHMPTWVSLVVIVGVLTGAVVLSLLHPRAVPAATADPGAAAAAPPQPAPPQPAPSRAP
- a CDS encoding glycosyltransferase gives rise to the protein MTGPAALAPADSARTALDLAHAPLPQVGRPAATMAVLDTTEWFAPTSGGIRTYLLQKERYVAARPSLRHALVVPWAADGIVEREGARWYECRGPRVPRNAPYRLLLSVSRMRRVLDHEHPDVIELGSPALVPWVLFRALGRRDVPVVNFFHSHFPALLGGSRRPAPAWRDAARDAAWWYARRMDRRISATIAASRFVADDLEAAGVRNVTRIPLGVDLELFTPDRRANAAETRARWQLPADGPLLTFIGRFAHEKELDVLVDAWPEIRRRTGAALVMAGDGPEKGALLARLKDGTGVHWLPFIADQGHLADLQAASSVYLASSPHETFGLSPLEAMACGTPVLAADGGGVREHVRSSGAGAVFVPGDPADFAEQAVQLLNGDLPAHGARARAFAVSEHAWPSVFDRIFALYERVRR
- a CDS encoding polysaccharide deacetylase family protein; protein product: MLLSIHDVTPAWAPQVEALWALCRQRGATPALLVVPQWHGAWPLADAPAYVSWIHARVADGAEVFLHGERHDEVGLPRTLRDSVVALGRTAREGEFLTLDHPAAHARIGRGLQLFQHLGLAPIGFVPPAWLCRVGTHTACRAHGLQVLEDDGAVHLLQRGMTLRSPVLRWSGRTPLRARGSALQAALRWRTQRDAPHFRIALHPMDLEHPVTRQSVIDELDRWLAARPARPYASLLADAA
- a CDS encoding glycosyltransferase family 1 protein; this encodes MTPEPEVRLDGVRLALFSDTYPPQMNGVSRTLERLVQAARERGAEVRVFTSDDPQVTAADPDVIRWASIPFWAYPQVRLSAPRAFAARAALQAWQPTIVHVATEFGVGLAGRAAARALRVPLVTSYHTSFSAYAEFYRLGALAAAGWKYFRWFHAAAARTFTPTEAIRDEVQAHGFRHVAVWGRGVDGERFDPAFRSPAWRRTLGIDDGAMVVLYVGRIAREKGLEHALAAMQALHGTARDIRFVCVGDGPYEAEMRAAAPADVIFTGRLSGVELSTAYASSDVFLFPSVTDTFGNVLLEAMASGLVVVAADAGNTRELVGESRGVIVQADAPGAIGAALQGLAADRTRHAAIRTAARAWAAERTWRNVWNGLFGEYRRVISARAASS
- a CDS encoding MarR family transcriptional regulator, yielding MTTADVRISFDIEIIDIENTDIEEMATHFRGTDIERRALDAYIKLMRSTVAVNAQLFPPLQAEFGVTASQLGVLEALSHLGPMPHCALAGKLLVSASNLTTVLDNLERDGLVRRDRDAGDRRVSIISLTAAGEARLASFFPQHVQRLVRAMSGLDEAEQAELGRLCRKLGLSATSRDSPPRVSPEGSSASSNTSTQVHS
- a CDS encoding nitroreductase family protein translates to MSTSASPQVLTVTQAAETRRSIRKYEPTPIPRADLEEILRVTGLAPSPWNVQPWRFVVVEDAATKAKLQEAAYGQPQVGAAPAVIVLYSDMTDALETIEEVVHPGMKGPAGDKMAADVRGILGGMSAADRDAWGNAEANIALGYLLLSAQAHGYSTSPMLGFMPDAVKSLLGLPADARIPALVAIGIGAEEGFPHHRHPLSRIVRYA
- a CDS encoding ring-cleaving dioxygenase — encoded protein: MHRTTGLHHLTAIASDPQRNLDFYAGTLGLRFVKQTVNFDDPGTYHLYYGDATGRPGSILTFFPWPGARRGRVGAGQVAETQLAIPTGALAFWIQRLTARQVPFTGPVRRFGHESVLTFTDHDGLPLALVATDAAATQPGWDDAEGVPAAMSIRGMHAVTLWVHQLAPTAGVLTSALGYRELARDGDVVRFAVGDAEPGALLDVRALPTGPGGTGGAGTVHHVAFRAADDDTEFASRTQVMAAFLPITEQIDRTYFRSMYFRELGHVLFELATDSPGFAVDEDVSRLGEVLQLPTQHEHLRDALRERLPVLHRPGAVER
- a CDS encoding alpha/beta hydrolase, with amino-acid sequence MSDVTAVTDFVHVHVPPAPESAETRTILLLHGTGGDERDLLQLGGMVAPGARLLGVRGQVLEGGMPRFFRRLSEGVFDEADVTRRAADLAAYVPVAAAHYGFDARGVVALGFSNGANIAAAMLLLHPGALAAAALLRSMVPLEPAVLPALAGTPVLLAEGRFDPIIPPANAERLAAMLQASGAAVTLHWEPAAHGLTQADVVVTRDWLAATR
- a CDS encoding c-type cytochrome — its product is MHLLRPLALLTVTVAAGAVVRAVRLPSPPSSPPVPDARRGLALLQHFNDSLPRNGGNALRCTSCHLDDGTRGTAMSWIGATSRFPKYRSRRGSVETIAQRVNECIARSLAGRMLPEDSRAMGDMVAYFESLRTMAVPARPDTVRLVGDTVRGAAGFVASCARCHGATGRGGVAPAVAGARSYSIGAGLARQNVLATFLRWNMPQDRPGTLEPQLAADIAAWMLRQPRQDHPGKAGDWPKGDPPSDVAYATAAARARGAALPAQRPLLRRRVAPLPAR